The following proteins are encoded in a genomic region of Dioscorea cayenensis subsp. rotundata cultivar TDr96_F1 chromosome 8, TDr96_F1_v2_PseudoChromosome.rev07_lg8_w22 25.fasta, whole genome shotgun sequence:
- the LOC120266981 gene encoding DNA repair protein REV1 has translation MMHTSDTISRSGASSSSTSRSSKKRGRPAKNSTTTRWKSPFADFGSYMVEKNRKLRHQFDAAASSSSFGSGRDSGDGKGVFHGVSIFIDGFTIPSSQELKGFMLNHGGRVENYFSREHVTHIICSNLPDSKKRNFRAFSRGLPVVKPAWVVDSIAANKLLSWVPYQLECSTPGNSKQQSLSSFLIPQSFSSFKDADTADLKDADAATPEDPHFQSEDMHPTSEKEELEHLLLSDENNICQYGSQESEGEMQVSNFTNQEDHNSIMKTFESSPDRPSDMTSSSHLDIKTTKESLNTKSPRVSFPRHSTSGDPDFVKNYFKKSRLHFIGTWRNRYRKRFSNLLSQNKHPKTSVIHDTIKPAIIHIDMDCFFVSVVIRNYPELLDKPVAVCHSDNPKGTAEISSANYPARDYGVRAGMFVRDAKARCPHLVTFPYDFEAYQVVADQFYSILHKHCNRVQALSCDEAFLDITGCCNNDPEQVAMNIRKEIAETTQCTASAGIACNLLLARLATKSAKPNGQYYIPSEKVDDYLKELPVRALPGIGHALGEKLKRRQIQTCGQLKMISKEVLHKDFGAKIGDLLWNYSHGIDNRTVQMVQEMKSVGAEVNWGVRFNDDVDCHRFLMSLSEEVSLRLQGCGVLGRTITLKVKRRRIGAGEPSKYMGHGDCENLSHSTTVAVATDNIAVLQRMTKQLFSSFNLDVKEVRGIGLQVSRLENIDIARQGREGNALESWLASASVDTREGQKMVCQDIKRDIGVVQFPGGDPQASSLNDANLTGSSILANGVQSSLRYSENRPSALPPLCHLDVEVMKSLPLEIISEMNDFYNGKLCDYLEKLKRNNSTADPALPTELIPRIDETALLSNNQAGSNIDQNMNPGDSEPLELHPGGRSLSRKLLPSASTLLTTPTKSKATESISHQIQSVPFTCSRSNDQPMISNAHVHQNDVMPVSLSQADFTVLQQLPEDLKLDIFELLPAHRVENRSSSISIGTINKFCDSKDIGNDKDFKLQFWMGNPPNWVDKFMHSGCLFLSSIANMYSTSGGTGLLSTALQSVFSFLHKLSDSSLKQWDESCSCVCELLTQYIDLKIESDIEELYVCFRLLKRFAAISTFFAEVYATVLPSLQISVSENYGGQFQLSID, from the exons ATGATGCACACCTCCGATACGATCTCCCGGTCTGGTGCCTCGTCGTCGTCCACCTCCAGAAGCTCCAAGAAGCGGGGACGGCCGGCCAAGAACAGCACCACCACCCGATGGAAATCCCCTTTCGCCGATTTCGGAAG TTACATGGTGGAGAAGAACCGCAAGCTCCGCCACCAATTCGATGCCGCCGCCTCTTCCTCGTCGTTTGGCAGTGGCCGTGACTCCGGCGATGGCAAGGGAGTCTTTCATGGGGTTTCCATCTTCATCGATGGTTTCACCATTCCTTCTAGTCAG gagctcaaagggttcatgCTTAATCATGGAGGAAGAGTTGAGAACTACTTTTCCAGGGAGCATGTCACTCATATTATATGTAGCAACCTGCCTGATAGCAAGAAGAGAAACTTTAG GGCTTTTAGCCGGGGCCTTCCGGTAGTGAAACCTGCCTGGGTGGTTGACTCTATTGCTGCTAATAAGCTTTTAAGTT GGGTTCCTTACCAACTAGAATGTTCCACACCTGGAAACAGTAAACAACAAAGCTTGTCTTCATTTTTAATTCCTCAAAGCTTCTCAAGTTTCAAGGATGCAGATACTGCTGATCTTAAGGATGCAGATGCTGCTACTCCGGAAGATCCTCATTTTCAATCTGAAGATATGCACCCCACTTCTGAGAAAGAGGAATTGGAGCACTTACTGTTATCTGATGAGAACAATATTTGTCAATATGGAAGCCAAGAAAGTGAAGGGGAAATGCAAGTTTCAAACTTTACTAATCAGGAAGATCATAATAGTATTATGAAGACATTCGAGTCCAGCCCTGATAGACCTTCAGACATGACCAGTAGTAGTCACCTTGATATCAAAACCACAAAGGAAAGTTTAAATACAAAGTCTCCAAGAGTTTCTTTTCCTCGTCATTCAACTTCTGGTGATCcagattttgttaaaaattatttcaag AAATCAAGGTTGCATTTTATCGGAACATGGAGAAACCGGTATCGCAAACGTTTCTCTAACCTTCTAAGTCAAAATAAGCATCCAAAAACTAGTGTCATCCATGACACAATAAAGCCTGCTATTATCCATATAGACATG GATTGTTTTTTCGTGTCAGTGGTCATTAGAAATTACCCTGAGCTACTTGATAAACCTGTTGCGGTATGCCATTCGGACAATCCCAAAGGAACAGCAGAAATATCCTCTGCAAACTATCCTGCACGAGATTATG GAGTGAGGGCTGGGATGTTTGTGAGAGATGCCAAGGCTCGCTGTCCTCACCTTGTCACTTTTCCTTATGATTTTGAAGCATACCAAGTG GTTGCTGACCAGTTCTATAGTATACTGCATAAGCACTGCAATCGGGTTCAG GCATTAAGCTGTGATGAAGCTTTTCTAGACATCACTGGATGTTGCAATAATGATCCTGAGCAAGTAGCCATGAATATTAGGAAGGAGATAGCTGAGACTACACAATGTACTGCTAGTGCTGGGATTGCTTGTAATTTGCTCCTGGCTCGCCTGGCTACAAAATCTGCTAAACCTAATGGTCAATATTACATTCCATCTGAAAAG GTAGATGACTATTTAAAGGAGCTTCCAGTAAGGGCACTTCCAGGCATTGGCCATGCTCTCGGGGAGAAGTTGAAAAGGAGGCAAATACAAACATGTGGCCAATTGAAGATGATATCAAAG GAAGTTCTTCACAAGGACTTCGGTGCAAAGATTGGTGACTTGTTGTGGAATTATAGCCATGGAATTGATAATCGTACTGTTCAAATGGTTCAG GAAATGAAGTCTGTTGGTGCTGAAGTGAACTGGGGAGTGAGATtcaatgatgatgttgat TGTCATCGTTTCCTTATGTCACTTAGTGAGGAGGTCTCCTTGCGGTTGCAAGGATGTGGAGTGCTAGGACGGACTATCACACTAAAG GTTAAGAGAAGAAGGATAGGGGCTGGGGAGCCCTCAAAATATATGGGACATGGGGATTGTGAAAATTTGAGCCACTCCACTACG GTTGCTGTTGCTACAGACAACATAGCTGTGCTTCAGCGGATGACCAAACagcttttttcttcttttaatcttG ATGTCAAAGAAGTTCGTGGTATTGGTTTGCAAGTATCAAGGCTTGAGAATATAGACATTGCTAGACAAG GGCGGGAAGGTAATGCACTTGAATCATGGCTTGCCTCTGCTTCGGTAGACACCCGAGAAGGCCAAAAAATGGTTTGTCAAGACATAAAGAGGGATATTGGAG TGGTACAGTTTCCTGGTGGAGATCCCCAAGCAAGTTCTCTAAATGATGCAAATTTAACTGGTTCTTCTATTTTAGCAAATGGTGTTCAATCCAGCTTGAGATACTCTGAAAACAGGCCTTCTGCATTGCCACCTCTGTGCCATCTAGATGTTGAAGTTATGAAAAGTCTTCCTCTTGAAATAATTTCAGAAATGAATGATTTCTACAATGGGAAGTTATGTGATTATTTGgagaaattgaaaagaaataattcaaCCGCAGATCCTGCTTTGCCAACTGAATTGATTCCTAGGATTGATGAGACTGCTTTGTTATCCAACAATCAAGCAGGTTCCAATATTGACCAGAATATGAATCCTGGAGATAGTGAGCCTTTAGAGCTGCATCCAGGTGGGAGAAGTCTGAGCAGAAAATTGCTACCTTCTGCATCTACTTTATTAACTACTCCTACCAAAAGTAAG GCCACGGAGAGCATATCTCATCAAATTCAGTCAGTTCCTTTCACCTGCTCAAGATCCAATGATCAGCCTATGATATCTAATGCCCATGTTCATCAAAATGATGTGATGCCAGTATCTTTAAGTCAAGCAGATTTTACTGTTTTACAACAATTACCAGAAGATCTGAAGTTGGATATATTTGAGTTACTTCCTGCACACAGAGTAGAAAATCGTTCTTCTAGTATTTCTATTGGTACCATCAACAAATTCTGTGACAGTAAAGATATTGGAAATGACAAAGATTTTAAACTCCAATTCTGGATGGGGAATCCTCCAAATTGGGTCGATAAGTTTATGCATAGCGGCTGCTTGTTTTTGAGTTCTATTGCCAACATGTATTCTACTTCTGGGGGAACTGGCCTACTATCCACTGCTTTGCAGTcggtattttcttttcttcataaattatcTGATTCTAGTTTAAAGCAATGGGATGAATCTTGTTCATGCGTTTGCGAGCTTCTTACACAGTATATTGATCTGAAGATTGAGTCTGATATTGAGGAGCTCTATGTTTGCTTTCGCCTGTTGAAGAG GTTTGCTGCAATCTCAACCTTCTTTGCAGAGGTATATGCTACAGTGCTTCCCTCCCTTCAG ATATCAGTCAGCGAGAATTATGGAGGCCAGTTTCAGCTTTCTATTGACTAA
- the LOC120267099 gene encoding small RNA degrading nuclease 1-like has translation MDKLIADANKQVLVQVVRMVQKQGLRGSKGGWKEFLNSHDKQFGAGLSDPAKRSLEILVAFLQTFTQEEDLKFLGKMIRRHKEHIAMSQYLKYNPDGESPQQRLVRLTIEHPQFMQNYSFPSHGEEWVMVPLGKTSTAMKSTHMISIDCEMVLCEDGTEAVVKVCVVDQNLEVKLDKLVKPNKAIVDYRQEITGISAEDLEGNTCSLADIQKSLKTLLKHGTILIGHSLYNDLRVLKIDHPRVIDTAYIFKFMNLPIGFSPSLNNLCKSVLGFEVRKDGEPHNCLHDAQAAMKLVLAKLEHGFDDPITIAAKTMPERDLAKLLLHRIPIDVPYQELLNLFPGEHNIDIQTNLRIKGQSYSTYAIFKDLEMANMAFEKIQGQELKDNIGRRQKLTILKTSKGRTITVCICKMIDDCAQMDCDLLKKRPAQDDVNEPSRQKLCLQQCDHVKEIERLKRELREREDEIFRLQKTLVALTEEQGI, from the exons ATGGACAAACTCATAGCGGATGCCAACAAACAG gTTCTTGTGCAGGTGGTGAGGATGGTTCAAAAACAGGGACTCAGAGGTTCTAAAGGAGGATGGAAAGAGTTTCTGAATTCTCATGATAAGCAATTTGGTGCAGGGCTTAGTGACCCAGCTAAAAGATCTTTGGAAATCTTGGTTGCTTTTCTTCAAACATTTACTCAAGAAGAAGACTTGAAG TTTTTGGGCAAAATGATAAGACGCCATAAGGAGCACATAGCAATGTCACAATATCTTAAATACAATCCTGATGGAGAATCTCCTCAACAG AGGCTGGTCCGTTTAACCATTGAACATCCACAATTCATGCAAAATTACTCTTTTCCTTCCCATGGCGAG GAATGGGTCATGGTACCTCTGGGCAAGACATCAACGGCAATGAAGTCAACTCatatgatttctattgattgcgAGATGGTTCTTTGTGAAGATGGGACTGAAGCAGTAGTTAAAGTATGCGTGGTAGATCAGAATCTGGAG GTTAAACTTGATAAGCTTGTGAAACCTAATAAAGCCATAGTTGACTATAGACAAGAAATAACTGGAATATCGGCTGAGGATTTGGAGGGGAATACTTGCTCCTTGGCTGATATTCAG AAATCCTTGAAGACACTGTTAAAGCATGGAACAATATTGATTGGACACAGTTTATATAATGACTTACGAG TGCTAAAAATTGATCATCCAAGAGTGATCGACACAGCATACATCTTCAAATTTATGAACTTGCCTATTGGTTTTTCACCATCCTTGAACAATTTGTGTAAG TCGGTCTTGGGTTTTGAAGTGCGGAAGGATGGTGAGCCACATAATTGTCTTCATGATGCACAAGCAGCAATGAAGCTGGTTCTTGCTAAGCTAGAACATGGATTTGATGATCCCATTACAATTGCAGCAAAAACG ATGCCAGAAAGGGATCTAGCAAAGCTTCTTCTCCACAGAATACCCATTGATGTTCCTTATCAGGAGCTGTTGAACTTGTTTCCTGGCGAACATAACATTGATATTCAG ACCAATTTAAGAATCAAGGGCCAAAGCTATTCAACATATGCTATTTTCAAGGATCTCGAAATGGCAAATATGGCGTTTGAAAAAATTCAAGGCCAAGAACTCAAG GACAACATTGGCCGCCGTCAGAAACTTACCATTCTGAAAACCAGCAAAGGCAGAACCATAACTGTCTGCATTTGCAAAATGATCGATGATTGTGCCCAAAtggattgtgatttattgaagaaaagaCCAGCCCAAGATGATGTTAACGAACCTAGTCGGCAAAAATTGTGTTTGCAGCAGTGTGATCATGTAAAAGAGATCGAGAGATTGAAACGGGAGCTTCGAGAAAGAGAGGACGAGATATTCAGATTGCAGAAAACTCTCGTGGCTCTCACTGAAGAACAGggaatttga